TCGCGGGTGGCGTGAAGCTCACATCGCCGAATCGAATGGGGCCCTCGTCTTCGCGACGGAGGACTCGGTTCTCGCTCTTTGGCCCGAGCGGCGTTCGTATTCGGTCGGCCCTCGCAGCAAACGTGCGCGGGGTCGTTGAAGCGAGGCCCTCAGCCGACGCGCACGCGGCGCCGCGCCACCGCCGGAATGCGAGGCTCGGGAGTCAGGATGCCTTCGAGGTTGAGCGGATCGGTCGCCGCCACCTGAAGACCTGAAGGCAGCCGCTCGGCGGCGTCCGCGGGTCCCACGATCTGCAGGGTCTTGCGGCGCAGTCGGCGCAGCAGCTCGACCGCTTCCGGCCGCGCGTACTGCTCGCCGGAGAAGCGCTGCACGAAACGTCCGCCGCGCACGTCACCCTTGAGCTCGAGATGGCGATACACGCGGACGAGATCCCGCCATGCCACGGGAATGCGCTCGCGCTCCAGCAGCCGCCGGAACACCACGCCGTAGCGGTCGAGCAGCCGCTGGGCGACGAATTCGACCAGGTCCTCGTCGCGCACGATCGCGGACTCCGGGCCGGCCGCGCGAAAGCGCGACCAGCGGCCGGCGGGGACGAGCGGCGACGCCTTGAGCACCCCGCGACGGCGCGAGGGCGGCGTGATGAGACGCCGAAGGCCGCCGAACGAGTCGCAGGTCACCATGCCGTGCCCGATCAGCTGCGTGAGCCCCATCTCGAAGTGCGAAGGCAGGAGGCTCGTGGCGCGCTCCAGCTCCTGCGTGAAGCATGCGCCCCGGGTCTCGAGCACGCCGGCGATCAGCCGCGCGTAAGTCCCCAGGCCCTCGGGCTCGAGCGATACGGCGCGGCGTGACAGCGCGAGCCACAGGTCCAGATCCTGCCGCGGCAGCAGGCAGATGGGCGCCGAACGAATCGCCGTGTTGCCCCGGCCCCACAGGCGGCCCCACACGACCTCGCCGGTGAGCGTCAGCTGATCGAGCCACTCGCCGCGCGAGTCGTTGAGCCGCGACGGCAGGATCGAAGCCTCCCACTCCGCGGCCGGCGCCTCGAACCCGGCGAGCTTGCGCACCACTTCGAGCGCGCCGCGTGGTCCCTCGAGGCGGAACATCGGATCGGCGTGCTGCCAGCAGGCCAGGAATCGCCAGAAATCTCCCGCGGTGACCGCCTCGATCTCGCGACGCAGCCGTTCGAGGGTGTAGCGGTGGATGCGCGCCAGCAACCGTCGCTCACACCATGCTGCCCGGCCTTCCACCCGGCAGCGCAGGATCACCCCCTCGGCTTCCAGCTCGAGCAGCAGGCGTTCCTCGATCGCCGCATCTTCGGCGAACACCGGGCCCAGCGCATCGAGCCGGCCGCGGAGCATCGCCTTCTCGTCGGTCGAGGCTTCGACCGCGCGCCAGCGCGCCGCGCGCCCTTCGCCCTCGCGCACCACGCGGCCCGCGGCGCGCAGCTCCTCGAGCCACGGAACCCATTCGGATTCGGCCGCCTCGTCCTCGCGCACGTAGCCCATCCACGACAGCGCCTCGTGCAATTCGTCCGCGCTCTCGGGCTGCGGCCAGGCTTCATCGCGCACGCGGGCGACCGCATCGGAGTCGAGGGCGCCGAGCGTGTCCTGCAGCTCGGCGGGCAGGTGTCGCCGCGTCATCACCGCCTGCGTGCGGCGCTCCTCCAGCGGTGCGGGGTCGAGGAACGCATAAGGCATGGCATTCAGGATGCCGCGCGCGAACGCCGATGGCTCGGTGGTGTCGACCGCGACGCGGCGGATGCGCCCGTCCTGGATGCCGCGCAGCACCTCGAGGAAGCCATCGACATCCATCGCCTCGTGGAGGCAATCCTCGATCGTCTGTCTCACCAGCGGATGCTCCCAGGGCACGGGCGCGTCGCCGGGCGGCAGCGTCTCGGGACAGGCCAGCACCTGAGGGAATGCCTTGACCAGCAGGTCCTCGGCGCGCATCCGCAGGAGCGGCGTCGGCACGCGGCGGCCGCCCTTGCCGGTGCGCGAGAGCAGCAGCGACCGCGCGGCATTCCACCGCCAGCGCGTGCCGAACATGGGGGCCGCGAGCAGCGCCTGGACCAGCAGATCGCGGGCGCGGTCCGGATGCAGGTAGTCGAACACCTCTTCGAGCGCGAAGCTGTGCTGCGGACCGAGCGAGAGCACGATCGCTTCCTCGTTGGCCGCCGCCTGCAGCTCGAAGCCGAAGCCGCGGCAGAAGCGCTTTCGGAGCGCCAGTCCCCAGGCGCGGTTGATGCGGCCGCCGAACGGGGAGTGCACCACGAGCTGCATGCCTCCGGACTCGTCGAAGAAGCGCTCGAGCACCACGCACTCGGGCGTCGGGATGGCTCCCAGCGCCCGCGCGCCTTCCTGCAGGAAGCCCGACAGCTCGCGGGCGACCTCCTCGTCCACGCCGACCTCGGACTCGAGCCACGCCGGGTCCTGGCCGCCGACTCGGATCCGAGCCAACGCCGCCGAAAGCTCGCGCGTCCTGGCGGGAGCCTCGCCGAACCAGAACGGCACGGTCGGCGGAGAGCCCTTGGCGTCCGCGACCCGCACCACGCCCGGCTCGACCTTGAGGATCCGCCAGGAGGCGTTGCCGAGCTGGAAGATGTCGCCGATGTTCGCCTCGACCGCGAAGTCCTCGTCGAGCGAGCCGACGTGTGTGTCCTCCGGCTCGACCACCACCCGGTACTGCCCGGTATCCGGAATCGCGCCGCCGGAGGTCAGCGCGGTGATACGGGCGCGCCGCGTGGCGCGCAGCCGCTGATGGACGCCGTCCCGGTGGAGGTAGGCGCTCCGGCCATCGGTGTGGAGCGCGATGACCGCGTCGAAATCGGCGCGCGTGAGCTCGCGGTACGGCCAGGCGCGCGCGAGCGTTTCGTAGAGGCGCTGCTCGTCCCAGGTCTCGGGAAGGCAGGCCGCGACGATCTGCTGCGCGAGGATGTCGAGCGGCTGATGCGTCTGCGGCGTGCGATCCAGCTCGCCCTTTCGCACCGCGTCGATCAGCGCCACTGCGCACACCAGCTCGTCCTCGGTGAGCGGGAAGAGACGCCCTGCGGGTGTGCGCCCGATGCCATGGCCGCTGCGTCCCACGCGTTGCAGCAAAGCGGCGATCGAGGCGGTGACACCGATCTGCACCACCAGATCCACGTCGCCGATGTCGATCCCGAGCTCGAGCGACGACGTGGCGACCAGCGCGCGCAGCTTTCCCGACTTCAGCGCCTCTTCGGCTTCCAGCCGCCTTTCCTTCGCGAGGCTCCCGTGATGGCTGGAGACCAGGCCTTCGCCGAGCGCTTGGGTGAGCTTCGCGGCGATCCTCTCGGCGAGCTTGCGGGTGTTCACGAACACCAGCGTGGTGCGGTGAGCGCGCACCAGGTCGGCGACCTTGCGGACGATCTCGTCCCATGTCTCGGAGGAGCACACCGCGGACAGCGGGGAGTCCGGCAACGCGATCTTCAGATCGAGATTGCGGCGATGCCCAATGTCGACCAGCTCGCATTCACGCCGGACGCCGACCAGGAGCCGGGCCACGTCCTCGATCGGCTTCTGCGTCGCGGACAGACCGATGCGCTGCAGGGGATGCTCGACCAGCGCCTCCAGCCGCTCGATCGAGAGCGCGAGGTGCGCGCCGCGCTTGTCTCCCGCGATGGCGTGGATCTCGTCGAGGATCACCGTGCGCACGGTGCGCAGCACCTCGCGCCCGCCGTCGCTGGTGAGCATCAGGTACAGCGACTCGGGGGTCGTGACCAGGATGTGCGGTGGTCGCTTGCGCATCGCGGTGCGCGCGCTGCCGGGTGTGTCGCCGCTCCGCACCAGCACGCGCACCTCGGGGAAGCTCGGCTGGAGAGCCTTGAGCTCGGCCAGAGGCGCCGACAGGTTCTTGCGCACGTCATTGCCGAGCGCCTTGAGTGGGGAGACGTAGAGCACCTGGGTCTCGTCGGGCAGCTGGCTGCCCTGGGCGAGCATGCGGTCGATCGCCCACAGGAATGCCGCGAGGGTCTTGCCGGTTCCCGTCGGCGCGGAGATCAGCGTGTGGCGGCCTGAGCGGATCTTCGGCCAGCCCTCGATCTGAGGAGGCGAGGGCTCGCCGACCGCTTCCTTGAACCAGCGCTGAATGACGGGATGAAACGCTGCGAGTGGCATTCGATCGAGGCTACCAAACAGTGCCATGATCGCTCCTCATGGACTTCGCGGAGCTGGTCACGGTGTCGCGAAAGGTGAGCGAAGCTTCGGGACGGCTGGAGAAGGTCCAGCTGCTCTCGGACCTGCTGCGCCGCCTCGAGCCGCACGAGATTCCCGCGGCCGTCGGGATCCTGTCGGGCCAGCCCCGACAGGGCCGCATCGGGGTCGGCTGGGCTGCCCTGCAGGCCGCGAGCGAAGCGAACGCGGGGCCCCCGACGCTGTTCGATGCCGCCCACCTGGAAGTCGATCCGCCCCTCACCGTCTCGGACCTCGATGCCTCGCTCCAGCGCCTCTTGGCCACTTCAGGGAAGGGCTCCTCGGTGCGAAGGGCCACGGAGCTGGCCTCGCTCTTCCGCCGTGCGGGGCCTTCGGGCCGGGACTTCCTGATCCGTCTGCTGACCGGAGAGCTGCGTCAAGGTGCGCTGGGCGGGACCATGGAGGAGGCGATCGTCCGGGCCTCCGGGCTCGAAGCGCCGGAAGTCCGCCGGGCGGTGATGCTGATCGGCGATCTCGGAACCGTGGCGAGCGCGGCGTTGAGTGGTGGGCAAGCGGCGCTCGCCTCCTTCCATCTGGCCATGTTCCGGCCTTTGGCGCCGATGCTGGCGCAAGCGGCCGAGACCCTGGAAGAGGCCTTGGAGCGGCTCGAGGAAGCGGCCTTCGAGTACAAGCTCGACGGGGCGCGCGTGCAGATCCACCGCGAAGGACGCGACGTGCGGGTGTTCTCGCGCCTGATGAACGACGTGACCGCCGCGGTCCCCGAGGTGGTGGACGTGGTGAGCGCTCTGCCTCTCGATTCCGTGGTGCTCGATGCCGAGACCATCGCGCTCAAGGACGACGGCACACCCCATCCGTTCCAGATCACGATGAAACGCTTCGGGCGGAGGCTCGATATCGAGCGAGTGCGAGGCGAGCTGCCGCTCACCACGTTCGCCTTCGATCTTCTGCACTTGGATGGCGAAGACTGGTTCGGTCGTCCGGGACGGGATCGCTTCGCCGCCCTTCGCCGAGTCGCGCCCGACATGGCGGTGCCGCAGATCATCACCTCCGAGATCGCGGAGGCGGAGCGTTTTCTGGACGAGGCGCTGAGCCGAGGCCACGAGGGACTGATGGCCAAGTCGCTGGACTCGAGCTACGAGGCGGGCAGCCGCGGCTATTCGTGGCTCAAGATCAAGCCGGCGCACACGCTCGACCTGGTGGTGCTCGCCGCGGAGTGGGGCCACGGCCGGCGTCAAGGCTGGCTCAGCAATCTTCACCTCGGCGCGCGCAATGCCGAGGGCGGCTTCACCATGCTCGGCAAGACATTCAAAGGCATGACCGACGAGATGCTGGCTTGGCAGACGGAGCATCTCCAGTCGATCGCCACCCGGAGCGATCGGCACGTGGTCCACGTACGACCCGAGCTGGTGGTGGAGATCGCCTTCGGCGACGTGCAGGAGAGCCCGCGCTACGAAGGCGGGATGGCCCTGCGCTTCGCCCGGGTCAAGCGCTACCGCGAGGACAAGCCGGTGGGCGAGATCGACACCGTGGAGACGGTGCGCGCGATCATGGAAGGGCGCCGGCGCCGCGGGACGCGCAGTGGCGCTTCTTCTCCATGAACTCACTTCCGAACGTGCGCTCTGCCATGAACTGATTGTGCGCCCGGCACAGAAGCCGGATGCCTAGCACCGTCGCTCGGCCACCTCGGGCCACTTCTTGAATATGATCGAACTCGAGGCGTTCTAGATCCCCATTCGGAACCTGATGGCTCAGCAAGGCCTGGGCGTGACGCAGGCAGTCATGAGCTTCTTGGCTCAAGGTGACCTGTAACGTGAATCGCTTCGGCGCGATGGCGGTGAGCCGGGGAGGCGTTCTGGGTTTCACTTGGGGCCCGGAGCCAGGCTCTTCTCCTGCCGAATGCGGGACCTTCGGTGCTTCTGAAAAAGTCTCAACTGTCCCCGGGGACAGTTCGCTCGCTTCAAGCCGCTCCGGATTCGGGACGACCGGCCGCAACCGACTCGGAACATCTGGCTGCGGGAAGCGCTCGGCCAGGAGCCGCTCGACCTGCGCCTTGCTCTTGCGAGAGGCGGCAGCGATCAACTCGTCGGCTTCGTCCGCCGTGGTGGACTCGGTTAGGCGAGCCGCGAGTAGAACCACCGCGGAGAGATTCAGCCGACCATCCGCCACCGCGGCGAAGATCTCTGGAAATCGGCGGCCCGTTCGCGCTGCGCGGATGCGCTTGAAGGCGGCCTGCTCGCAGAAGCCAAGCTCTTCGAGGCAGTAGGCGAACGTCGAAGGATACCCGGCGGGCAAACAGAGCCGGCGGGAATCGAATTCCGCGATATGGGCGAGAAGCGCCGCCGTCGTGGAACGATCTTGTGCGACGAGGGTCTTGAGATGAGTGACCAGGGTCTGGTCGGACAGGTGAGTCAGCGAAGTCATCATGGACATCTCGACGGGGGCGAGAGTCGGAGGCGAACGAATACTTTGTATCACGAGTGTTCCGGACGCTCTGGGAACTCGCGATAGCCGTTGTTCGCGTGAGAGATGAGAGTCGCGTGGAAACATGGCTGAGATCGCTCAACGCGCGATCCGTCGGCGACTGATGCGCAATGCAGCAGTGCGCGCGAGATCGCGCGCAACTTCCGCTCGCTAGGCCGTCAAGTTAATTGTTGGTCGGATCAGGACTGGTCACACAGAACAACCAGCTCTCAGTGCTTCCCAACCGCGTCGAGGCTCCGGATCAGCGTGCCGATGGATGCCAAGTGGTGGTCGTCGTGCTCGGCGACGAAGCGCACCATGTCCACCAGCCGCATCGGCCGCTCGAGCCGCGGATGCTGGGCCGTCATGGCGCGCGCGGCCGGATCCCAGGCGTCGAGCCGCTCGACCAAGGCACCGCGCACGCGGCGCACCTCGGCGAGCAGGTCGTCGATCTCACGCAGGTGGTGCCCGGCTTCCCAGGTCCGTCGGTTGGTCATGTCGGCCGGTCGCAGCCGCGGAGCACCCGCCAGGTAATCATCCAGCCGCCCGTCGTGCAGATGATCGAGATCGACGAGGTGGCCGATGTGCTCCTGGATCGACCAGCGCTCACCGTCGCGGCGCACCAGCCACTCGCGCGGAACGTCGCGGATGCGATCTTCGATGCGCGCCGGCGTGCCGCGCACCCGCTCGACCAGGACCGGCCACATCTCGACCGGCTCTTCGAATGGGAACCTGCGCTCGATCCACGGGATCATGGCGCCATTGAAGGCCGGTTCTCGGCTGGACGCAAGTGAGCGGACACGAACCGGCCCGCGGCCAGGTCGTTCTCGTGAAACCATCCGAGCGTCTCCGGCCCGCGCCGGGGGACGAGCCTCGTTTCAGGTGCGTCGGACGTGGGCAGGCGCTCGAACTCGGCGCGCTCGAGCCATACGACCGAGCGGCCGGTGATCCAGGCGTCGAGGTCGGGACGGTCGGAGAACAGGACATCGGCTCCATGCGCCTGCGCCACGGCGAGCGGTCGCAAGGTCCGGCGCTCCGCTTCGATCGCGGCCCGCAATCCAGGCGCCTCACGGGCGCGGGCGGATAAGTTCGCGACCGCGAACGGCAGCGTGAGCAGCAGCGGGATCGAGAGCGCAAGGGCCGGTCTCATGCGCCGGAGAAGGATCGAATGGCGGGCGCCGCCGATCGCGGCCAGCGCGGCGATCGGCGTCCACATCATCACGTAGCGTGGGCTCGGCTCGGTCAGCGTGATCAAGCCGACCGGAATCGCGACGAGCAGCAGCAGCGCCAGCCGTGCGGGCCTTTCGCAACGGAGGTAAGACAAGTACAGGTGCGCCACCGCCAGCGGAGCCGCCGCGTAGCTCGGCGCCGACAGGAGATGGAACAGTGCCCGTGGCGCCTGATGCGTCCACTTGGCGACCAGCCCCGGAGCCGCTTCGCCAATCGCTCGAGCCAGGCTGCCCGGAGCGAGATGGAAGTCACGGAGGGCCGAGAGCTCCGGCCAGCGCTGGGTATAGCAGACGAGCAGCAGCTCGGAGAGGTTCCCGTTGGGGAGCGCGCCGAAGGCGCGCGCGGCCCAGAGCGCCCCCAGGGGAAGCGCCAGGCCGGCGAGCGCCCGCCACCGGTCTTCCCCGCGTTTGAGCAGCGGCAGCGAGACCAGCGCCGCGATCGTCAGCTCGGGACGGGCCAGTGCGCCGATCCCGAGCGCGAGCCCGGCGGTGAGCCCGCGGGGATTGAATCGCCACGTCTGATCGATCGCCACGGCGATCGCGAGCGCACCCACCGCCATCGAGAGGTCGTGCGCGGCGGCATTCCACGAGAGCGGCGAGAGCGCGATGAGGATCAGCGTCGCCGCGCCGGCCGTCGCGCCCCATGATCGCGCCGCCGCACGCGCCGCGAACCAGGCGGCGAGCAGCACCAGCACGGCGCCCAGCCACGCCACGTGCTCGAGGGCTCGCTCGCCGCCGATTCGAATCCACGGCGCCACCATCAGCGGAAGCAGCGGGCCATGGACCCACATTCCCACGGTCCCGTCGGGCGCGCGCAGGGACCAGAGCGGCGGATGGATCACCGTGGTGCGGAAGCCGTCTCCCGCGATCAAATGCCGGGCGACCACGCCGTATTCCCACGGATCGTCGCGCGGGCCGGGTGCGCCGGCGTCGAGCCAGGCGAGTCCGGCGCTCCAGATCAACAGGCCGACCGCCAGAGCCGCCCAACGTTGGCCCGAAGTTCGTCGGTCGTCAGCGCTCCGTGGAGCCATGAATGGGGATTCAATGCGGGCGGAGGGCGGGACGCAAGCGGGCGCGGCTCACGCGGAGATGACCCATCCCGGGCGAAACGCTAGACTTCCGCGCTCGACTCTCGGCCAGGAGGAAGCGTGTCGCAGGATCTCTACGACGTGAAGCCGCGGGTGCGCGAGCGCGCCCATCTCAAGTCCATGGAGGAGTACCAGCGTCTCTACCGGCGCTCGCTCGAAGATCCCGCCGGGTTCTGGGCCGAGCAGGCCAGGAACCTCGACTGGTTCCATCCCTGGAACCACGTGCTCGACGTCGACACCCGGGAGATCGACTTCTCCTGGTATGGGGGAGGCCGGCTGAATGCCTGTTTCAACTGCGTCGATCGCCACGTCGCGACCCACCCCGACCGCACCGCCATCATCTGGGCGGCGGACGAGCCCGGCGTCTACCAACGAGTCTCCTACCGGGAGCTCAAGCACAACGTCTGCCGGATCGCGAACGTCCTGGTCCATCATGGCGTGAAGAAGGGCGATCGAGTGTGCATCTACATGCCGATGATTCCCGAGACCGCCTACGCCATGCTGGCGTGCGCCCGCATTGGCGCGGTCCACAGCGTGGTGTTCGGCGGCTTCTCCGCGGAATCGCTGAGCGATCGGATCATCGACGCGGCATGCGAAGTGGTGATCACGGCGAACGAAGGCCTGCGCGGCGGCAAGAGGATCCCGCTCAAGGCGATCACCGACGAGGCGATCGAGGGCCTCCCGGTGCGCAAGGTGCTGGTGGCTCGCCGCACCGACGCCGCGGTGCCGATGCGCGAAGGCCGCGACCTGTGGCTCGACGAGGAGATGAGGCACCAGCGCTCGACCTGCACCTTCGAGTGGATGGGGTCCGAGGATCCGCTGTTCGTGCTCTACACGTCGGGAAGCACCGGCAAACCGAAAGGGCTGCTCCACACCACGGGTGGATACCTGGTGTACGCGGCTCTGACCCACAAGCTGGTCTTCGACTATCACGAGGACGACATCTACTGTTGCGCCGCCGACGTCGGCTGGATCACGGGTCACA
Above is a window of Candidatus Eisenbacteria bacterium DNA encoding:
- a CDS encoding ATP-dependent DNA ligase; translated protein: MDFAELVTVSRKVSEASGRLEKVQLLSDLLRRLEPHEIPAAVGILSGQPRQGRIGVGWAALQAASEANAGPPTLFDAAHLEVDPPLTVSDLDASLQRLLATSGKGSSVRRATELASLFRRAGPSGRDFLIRLLTGELRQGALGGTMEEAIVRASGLEAPEVRRAVMLIGDLGTVASAALSGGQAALASFHLAMFRPLAPMLAQAAETLEEALERLEEAAFEYKLDGARVQIHREGRDVRVFSRLMNDVTAAVPEVVDVVSALPLDSVVLDAETIALKDDGTPHPFQITMKRFGRRLDIERVRGELPLTTFAFDLLHLDGEDWFGRPGRDRFAALRRVAPDMAVPQIITSEIAEAERFLDEALSRGHEGLMAKSLDSSYEAGSRGYSWLKIKPAHTLDLVVLAAEWGHGRRQGWLSNLHLGARNAEGGFTMLGKTFKGMTDEMLAWQTEHLQSIATRSDRHVVHVRPELVVEIAFGDVQESPRYEGGMALRFARVKRYREDKPVGEIDTVETVRAIMEGRRRRGTRSGASSP
- a CDS encoding DinB family protein; the encoded protein is MIPWIERRFPFEEPVEMWPVLVERVRGTPARIEDRIRDVPREWLVRRDGERWSIQEHIGHLVDLDHLHDGRLDDYLAGAPRLRPADMTNRRTWEAGHHLREIDDLLAEVRRVRGALVERLDAWDPAARAMTAQHPRLERPMRLVDMVRFVAEHDDHHLASIGTLIRSLDAVGKH
- a CDS encoding DEAD/DEAH box helicase, producing the protein MALFGSLDRMPLAAFHPVIQRWFKEAVGEPSPPQIEGWPKIRSGRHTLISAPTGTGKTLAAFLWAIDRMLAQGSQLPDETQVLYVSPLKALGNDVRKNLSAPLAELKALQPSFPEVRVLVRSGDTPGSARTAMRKRPPHILVTTPESLYLMLTSDGGREVLRTVRTVILDEIHAIAGDKRGAHLALSIERLEALVEHPLQRIGLSATQKPIEDVARLLVGVRRECELVDIGHRRNLDLKIALPDSPLSAVCSSETWDEIVRKVADLVRAHRTTLVFVNTRKLAERIAAKLTQALGEGLVSSHHGSLAKERRLEAEEALKSGKLRALVATSSLELGIDIGDVDLVVQIGVTASIAALLQRVGRSGHGIGRTPAGRLFPLTEDELVCAVALIDAVRKGELDRTPQTHQPLDILAQQIVAACLPETWDEQRLYETLARAWPYRELTRADFDAVIALHTDGRSAYLHRDGVHQRLRATRRARITALTSGGAIPDTGQYRVVVEPEDTHVGSLDEDFAVEANIGDIFQLGNASWRILKVEPGVVRVADAKGSPPTVPFWFGEAPARTRELSAALARIRVGGQDPAWLESEVGVDEEVARELSGFLQEGARALGAIPTPECVVLERFFDESGGMQLVVHSPFGGRINRAWGLALRKRFCRGFGFELQAAANEEAIVLSLGPQHSFALEEVFDYLHPDRARDLLVQALLAAPMFGTRWRWNAARSLLLSRTGKGGRRVPTPLLRMRAEDLLVKAFPQVLACPETLPPGDAPVPWEHPLVRQTIEDCLHEAMDVDGFLEVLRGIQDGRIRRVAVDTTEPSAFARGILNAMPYAFLDPAPLEERRTQAVMTRRHLPAELQDTLGALDSDAVARVRDEAWPQPESADELHEALSWMGYVREDEAAESEWVPWLEELRAAGRVVREGEGRAARWRAVEASTDEKAMLRGRLDALGPVFAEDAAIEERLLLELEAEGVILRCRVEGRAAWCERRLLARIHRYTLERLRREIEAVTAGDFWRFLACWQHADPMFRLEGPRGALEVVRKLAGFEAPAAEWEASILPSRLNDSRGEWLDQLTLTGEVVWGRLWGRGNTAIRSAPICLLPRQDLDLWLALSRRAVSLEPEGLGTYARLIAGVLETRGACFTQELERATSLLPSHFEMGLTQLIGHGMVTCDSFGGLRRLITPPSRRRGVLKASPLVPAGRWSRFRAAGPESAIVRDEDLVEFVAQRLLDRYGVVFRRLLERERIPVAWRDLVRVYRHLELKGDVRGGRFVQRFSGEQYARPEAVELLRRLRRKTLQIVGPADAAERLPSGLQVAATDPLNLEGILTPEPRIPAVARRRVRVG